A region from the Lycium ferocissimum isolate CSIRO_LF1 unplaced genomic scaffold, AGI_CSIRO_Lferr_CH_V1 ctg4107, whole genome shotgun sequence genome encodes:
- the LOC132044283 gene encoding rust resistance kinase Lr10-like isoform X2, with protein MCRGTNVLLKCFTILIFLHISQTCNARKSKHCEPSTCGEHCAPSTCGHIQNISYPFRLKTDPKHCGFSQAELACEDNKTIISLFSKNFYVQAINYDNQTIHLIDPTIQKEDMCSLIPPQLTFHQYNSMHFRPYYNYINGSERSIKRAAEPIFMFTCPFVTNTFLEISGCELSKHTYLKIGEMNASEVSDGCTIQLIAMTSWPNFKDGNNISLSDFRQAIIYGFELYYIGFKESIWYLELRFVIGVPFIIVFLVIKFKRRHLSMFDMIEGFLRTQNNFMPIRYNYSNIKRMTRGFKEKLGEGGYGSVYKGKLQSGKDVAVKMLSKPKADGQDFMNEVATIGRIHHVNVVGLVGYCVERTERALVYDFMPNGSLDKYTISSQEERPLLSWKRKDEIVLGVARGIEYLHRGCDMQILHFDIKPHNILLDENFIPKISDFGLAKLYPTDNSIVTLTAARGTIGYVAPELISRSIGAISYKADVYSFGMLLMEMLDLKRNVVTTEENSSQYFPYWVYDKFNKGKEIVADEEANDDEKKMARKMALVALWCIQTNPGLRPSMSKVVEMLEGEVEILEVPPQPLQSQPVVPLFHQIMESSMTFSSDSIALLENSADDTV; from the exons ATGTGTAGGGGAACAAACGTTCTGCTAAAATGTTTTACAATCCTCATCTTTCTTCACATTTCTCAAACATGCAATGCTAGGAAGAGCAAACACTGTGAGCCTTCCACTTGTGGCGAACACTGTGCGCCTTCCACTTGTGGccatatccaaaatataagctATCCTTTTCGTTTAAAGACCGATCCAAAACATTGTGGTTTCTCACAAGCTGAATTAGCTTGTGAAGATAACAAAACCATTATATCGCTGTTCTCCAAGAACTTCTATGTGCAAGCCATCAACTATGATAACCAGACAATTCACCTGATAGATCCAACTATACAGAAAGAAGATATGTGCTCTCTAATACCTCCTCAGCTTACCTTCCACCAATATAATAGTATGCATTTTCGTCCATATTATAATTACATTAATGGATCAGAACGTAGTATTAAAAGAGCAGCAGAGCCTATATTCATGTTCACCTGTCCATTTGTTACTAATACATTTCTGGAAATTAGTGGCTGTGAATTAAGCAAACACACTTATTTGAAGATTGGAGAAATGAATGCATCAGAAGTCAGTGATGGATGCACAATACAACTCATAGCCATGACCTCTTGGCCTAATTTTAAAGATGGCAACAACATTTCCCTTTCTGATTTTCGTCAAGCAATCATCTATGGCTTTGAGCTTTATTATATCGGATTTAAAGAAAGTATAT GGTATTTGGAATTAAGATTTGTGATTGGCGTACCATTCATAATTGTATTTCTGGTGATCAAATTCAAAAGGAGGCATTTGTCGATGTTTGATATGATTGAAGGCTTTTTACGAACACAAAATAATTTCATGCCAATCAGATATAATTACTCCAACATAAAGAGAATGACCAGAGGGTTCAAAGAAAAATTGGGTGAGGGAGGATATGGCAGTGTATATAAAGGAAAGCTTCAAAGTGGTAAGGATGTAGCAGTAAAGATGTTGAGCAAGCCTAAAGCTGATGGTCAAGATTTCATGAATGAAGTAGCTACCATTGGAAGGATTCATCATGTCAATGTGGTCGGACTCGTGGGGTATTGTGTTGAGAGAACAGAACGTGCTCTTGTATACGACTTCATGCCCAATGGATCACTTGACAAGTACACCATCTCCAGTCAAGAAGAAAGGCCTCTGTTAAGTTGGAAGAGGAAGGATGAGATTGTTCTTGGAGTGGCTAGAGGAATCGAGTATTTGCATCGAGGCTGTGATATGCAAATTTTGCACTTTGACATCAAGCCACACAACATTCTTTTGGATGAGAATTTCATTCCAAAGATTTCCGACTTTGGGCTTGCAAAATTATATCCAACAGATAATAGCATTGTGACTCTCACAGCTGCTCGTGGAACGATTGGATATGTAGCTCCAGAGTTGATCAGTAGAAGCATTGGAGCAATCTCTTATAAAGCTGATGTTTATAGTTTTGGAATGCTACTAATGGAAATGCTGGACTTGAAGAGAAATGTAGTTACGACTGAAGAAAACTCTAGCCAGTATTTTCCTTATTGGGTTTATGATAAGTTCAACAAGGGGAAAGAGATCGTGGCAGATGAAGAAGCAAATGATGATGAAAAGAAGATGGCTAGAAAGATGGCTTTAGTTGCATTATGGTGCATACAAACAAATCCAGGACTACGCCCTTCGATGAGTAAAGTGGTAGAGATGCTTGAAGGTGAAGTTGAAATTCTAGAAGTACCTCCTCAGCCTCTTCAATCTCAACCAGTTGTTCCATTGTTTCATCAGATCATGGAAAGTTCCATGACATTTTCATCTGATTCAATAGCTTTATTAGAAAATTCTGCTGATGATACCGTTTAA
- the LOC132044283 gene encoding rust resistance kinase Lr10-like isoform X1: MCRGTNVLLKCFTILIFLHISQTCNARKSKHCEPSTCGEHCAPSTCGHIQNISYPFRLKTDPKHCGFSQAELACEDNKTIISLFSKNFYVQAINYDNQTIHLIDPTIQKEDMCSLIPPQLTFHQYNSMHFRPYYNYINGSERSIKRAAEPIFMFTCPFVTNTFLEISGCELSKHTYLKIGEMNASEVSDGCTIQLIAMTSWPNFKDGNNISLSDFRQAIIYGFELYYIGFKESIWCIGCIEMQLKIFTGYLELRFVIGVPFIIVFLVIKFKRRHLSMFDMIEGFLRTQNNFMPIRYNYSNIKRMTRGFKEKLGEGGYGSVYKGKLQSGKDVAVKMLSKPKADGQDFMNEVATIGRIHHVNVVGLVGYCVERTERALVYDFMPNGSLDKYTISSQEERPLLSWKRKDEIVLGVARGIEYLHRGCDMQILHFDIKPHNILLDENFIPKISDFGLAKLYPTDNSIVTLTAARGTIGYVAPELISRSIGAISYKADVYSFGMLLMEMLDLKRNVVTTEENSSQYFPYWVYDKFNKGKEIVADEEANDDEKKMARKMALVALWCIQTNPGLRPSMSKVVEMLEGEVEILEVPPQPLQSQPVVPLFHQIMESSMTFSSDSIALLENSADDTV; this comes from the exons ATGTGTAGGGGAACAAACGTTCTGCTAAAATGTTTTACAATCCTCATCTTTCTTCACATTTCTCAAACATGCAATGCTAGGAAGAGCAAACACTGTGAGCCTTCCACTTGTGGCGAACACTGTGCGCCTTCCACTTGTGGccatatccaaaatataagctATCCTTTTCGTTTAAAGACCGATCCAAAACATTGTGGTTTCTCACAAGCTGAATTAGCTTGTGAAGATAACAAAACCATTATATCGCTGTTCTCCAAGAACTTCTATGTGCAAGCCATCAACTATGATAACCAGACAATTCACCTGATAGATCCAACTATACAGAAAGAAGATATGTGCTCTCTAATACCTCCTCAGCTTACCTTCCACCAATATAATAGTATGCATTTTCGTCCATATTATAATTACATTAATGGATCAGAACGTAGTATTAAAAGAGCAGCAGAGCCTATATTCATGTTCACCTGTCCATTTGTTACTAATACATTTCTGGAAATTAGTGGCTGTGAATTAAGCAAACACACTTATTTGAAGATTGGAGAAATGAATGCATCAGAAGTCAGTGATGGATGCACAATACAACTCATAGCCATGACCTCTTGGCCTAATTTTAAAGATGGCAACAACATTTCCCTTTCTGATTTTCGTCAAGCAATCATCTATGGCTTTGAGCTTTATTATATCGGATTTAAAGAAAGTATAT GGTGTATTGGGTGTATTGAGATGCAACTTAAGATTTTCACAG GGTATTTGGAATTAAGATTTGTGATTGGCGTACCATTCATAATTGTATTTCTGGTGATCAAATTCAAAAGGAGGCATTTGTCGATGTTTGATATGATTGAAGGCTTTTTACGAACACAAAATAATTTCATGCCAATCAGATATAATTACTCCAACATAAAGAGAATGACCAGAGGGTTCAAAGAAAAATTGGGTGAGGGAGGATATGGCAGTGTATATAAAGGAAAGCTTCAAAGTGGTAAGGATGTAGCAGTAAAGATGTTGAGCAAGCCTAAAGCTGATGGTCAAGATTTCATGAATGAAGTAGCTACCATTGGAAGGATTCATCATGTCAATGTGGTCGGACTCGTGGGGTATTGTGTTGAGAGAACAGAACGTGCTCTTGTATACGACTTCATGCCCAATGGATCACTTGACAAGTACACCATCTCCAGTCAAGAAGAAAGGCCTCTGTTAAGTTGGAAGAGGAAGGATGAGATTGTTCTTGGAGTGGCTAGAGGAATCGAGTATTTGCATCGAGGCTGTGATATGCAAATTTTGCACTTTGACATCAAGCCACACAACATTCTTTTGGATGAGAATTTCATTCCAAAGATTTCCGACTTTGGGCTTGCAAAATTATATCCAACAGATAATAGCATTGTGACTCTCACAGCTGCTCGTGGAACGATTGGATATGTAGCTCCAGAGTTGATCAGTAGAAGCATTGGAGCAATCTCTTATAAAGCTGATGTTTATAGTTTTGGAATGCTACTAATGGAAATGCTGGACTTGAAGAGAAATGTAGTTACGACTGAAGAAAACTCTAGCCAGTATTTTCCTTATTGGGTTTATGATAAGTTCAACAAGGGGAAAGAGATCGTGGCAGATGAAGAAGCAAATGATGATGAAAAGAAGATGGCTAGAAAGATGGCTTTAGTTGCATTATGGTGCATACAAACAAATCCAGGACTACGCCCTTCGATGAGTAAAGTGGTAGAGATGCTTGAAGGTGAAGTTGAAATTCTAGAAGTACCTCCTCAGCCTCTTCAATCTCAACCAGTTGTTCCATTGTTTCATCAGATCATGGAAAGTTCCATGACATTTTCATCTGATTCAATAGCTTTATTAGAAAATTCTGCTGATGATACCGTTTAA